A genomic stretch from Setaria viridis chromosome 1, Setaria_viridis_v4.0, whole genome shotgun sequence includes:
- the LOC117841463 gene encoding glycerol-3-phosphate 2-O-acyltransferase 6 — protein sequence MAVPPAGAEAEASPPPPPPGCARFPPVHEYDPSARPRRTVAADLDGTLLASSSAFPYYFLVALEAGSYLRALALLLAAPLLLLLYTAVSEAAAIALLVFITFAGLRARDVEAVARGVLPRHYAAGVRADTWAVFRGCAERRVVVTASPAVMVGEFVREFLGAEVAGTELETCAGGKRFTGRIKAVLVGERKREVVERMFPAGDMPDVGLGDRESDHDFMAICKEAYMVPPDRRAPRAAADTLLSRAVFHDGRLVRRPDPAHALFALAYLPPGFLLALFRVFFNLLFPVCLVRHTYRLTGINLTVRGTPPPAPRPGSPGSLLVCNHRTALDPIIISIALGRPVTCVTYSVSRLSTAISPIRAVALTRDRAADAARIAELLEEGDVVVCPEGTTCREPALLRFSALFAELTDRIVPVALEARQGTYYGSMARGWKWLDPYFFYMNPRPGYEVAFLPALRAEETCGGGGRSAVEVANHVQRVIAKELGFDCTTLTRKDKYMKLAGNDGTVVVGKKGCRDDDDAGSGSKKLA from the exons atggccgtgccgcccgccggcgcTGAGGCCGAGgcgtcgccaccgcctccgccgccgggctGCGCGCGGTTCCCGCCGGTGCACGAATACGACCCctccgcgcgcccgcgccgcacCGTGGCGGCGGACCTCGACGGCACGCTCCTTGCCTCCTCGTCCGCGTTCCCCTACTACTTCCTCGTGGCGCTGGAGGCGGGGTCCTACCTCCGcgccctcgcgctcctcctcgccgctcccctcctcctcctcctctataCGGCCGTCTccgaggccgccgccatcgcgctGCTCGTCTTCATCACCTTCGCGGGGCTCCGGGCCCGCGACGTCGAGGCCGTGGCGCGCGGCGTCCTGCCCAGGCACTACGCCGCGGGGGTGCGCGCCGACACATGGGCGGTGTTCCGGGGCTGCGCCGAGCGGAGGGTCGTGGTCACCGCATCCCCGGCCGTCATGGTGGGCGAGTTCGTGCGCGAGTTCCTCGGCGCAGAGGTCGCCGGCACCGAGCTCGAGACGTGCGCCGGGGGGAAGAGGTTCACGGGGCGGATCAAGGCCGTGCTCgtcggggagaggaagagggaggtCGTCGAGAGGATGTTCCCCGCCGGCGACATGCCCGACGTCGGGCTCGGCGACCGCGAGAGCGACCACGACTTCATGGCCATCTGCAAG GAAGCTTACATGGTGCCGCCCgaccgccgcgccccgcgcgccgccgcggacaCGCTGCTGTCCCGCGCCGTCTTCCACGACGGCCGCCTGGTCCGCCGCCCGGACCCGGCGCACGCGCTCTTTGCGCTGGCCTACCTCCCGCCCGGCTTCCTCCTCGCCCTGTTCCGCGTCTTCTTCAACCTCCTGTTCCCGGTGTGCCTCGTCCGCCACACGTACCGCCTGACGGGCATCAACCTCACCGTCcgcggcacgccgccgccggcgccgcgcccgggCTCGCCGGGGTCGCTCCTCGTGTGCAACCACCGCACGGCGCTGGACCCGATCATCATCTCCATCGCGCTGGGCCGCCCCGTGACGTGCGTCACCTACAGCGTGAGCCGGCtctccacggcgatctcgcccATCCGCGCGGTGGCGCTGACGCGCGACCGggcggcggacgcggcgcgCATTGCGGAGCTGCTGGAGGAGGGCGACGTGGTGGTGTGCCCGGAGGGGACGACGTGCCGGGAGCCGGCGCTGCTGCGGTTCTCGGCGCTGTTCGCGGAGCTCACGGACCGGATCGTCCCGGTGGCGCTGGAGGCGCGGCAGGGCACCTACTACGGGTCGATGGCGCGAGGGTGGAAGTGGCTGGACCCCTACTTCTTCTACATGAACCCGCGGCCCGGGTACGAGGTGGCGTTCCTGCCGGCGCTGAGGGCGGAGGAGacgtgcggcggcggagggaggagcgCCGTGGAGGTGGCCAACCACGTGCAGCGGGTGATCGCCAAGGAGCTTGGGTTCGACTGCACCACGCTCACCAGGAAGGACAAGTACATGAAGCTCGCCGGCAACGACGGCACGGTCGTCGTCGGGaagaagggctgcagggatgaTGACGATGCTGGCTCGGGATCCAAGAAGCTTGCATGA
- the LOC117841503 gene encoding RNA-binding NOB1-like protein: MEAWPPLAPAATPTAAAAASDDAAIPPPAPAAWAWGAAATAQRKAVTEESAAQAVSRLVASCANSSGVAVAVVDANAVIAGGSALSTTAGRLVTVPEVLEEVRDAAARRRLGLLPVPVETVEPPPEFVKKVTKFARETGDIQTLSDVDIKIIALAYMLEAEIHGTSHLREHPPPLREVNVRKLSEAPLPGWGSNVPNLKEWEELDQMSEAGGDINSRILPLKDLENQDIPMSETNSVCEAQEGAGHQPNKDACTAWEDDENNEGWTPAVSRSTHRRYLRRKARRDALKESGQSLETSSVAPSIDADKVLSENGGVEHDSTPTDGPSSVPEKINSSTDGLEHQVENELEIAGEHLHSDQANDDETDACTKELDNLDIKSEAEGGDDAYSVDDESSEQSWALRSLSESSVACVTSDYAMQNVILQIGLRLLAPGGMQIRQMHRWVLRCHACYKVTQEVGKIFCPKCGNGGTLRKVSVTVGENGITMASRRPRVTLRGTKFSLPMPQGGRDAITKNPILREDQLPQKVLHPKSKKSSKLEDDFLGVDDIFSHSGDKKAPLKPPVRKALSMFSGKRNPNDNHFSRKKH; the protein is encoded by the exons ATGGAAGCGTGGCCGCctctcgcccccgccgccacccccactgccgcggccgcggcctccgACGATGCAGCGATCCCTccgcccgctcccgccgcctGGGCGTGGGGGGCCGCAGCGACGGCTCAGAGGAAGGCCGTGACGGAGGAgtcggcggcgcaggcggtGAGCCGGCTCGTGGCTAGCTGCGCCAACTCCAgcggcgtggccgtggccgtggtggACGCCAACGCCGTCATCGCCGGCGGCTCTGCTCTCTCTACGACCGCCGGGCGCCTGGTCACCGTGCCGGAGGTGCTTGAGGAGGTCCGTGacgcggccgcgcggcggcgcctggGGCTCCTCCCTGTCCCCGTCGAGACCGTTGAGCCTCCGCCGGAGTTCGTCAAGAAAG TTACAAAATTTGCCAGGGAGACAGGTGACATCCAAACACTTTCAGATGTTGATATCAAGATTATTGCTTTGGCTTACATGTTAGAAGCCGAGATACATGGGACTAGCCATTTGCGGGAGCACCCTCCTCCTCTGCGTGAGGTGAATGTCAGAAAGCTGTCAGAAGCTCCACTGCCTGGTTGGGGCTCTAACGTGCCAAACCTGAAAGAGTGGGAAGAGTTGGATCAGATGTCTGAAGCAGGTGGAGATATCAATTCTCGGATACTTCCACTGAAGGATCTTGAGAATCAAGATATTCCCATGAGTGAGACCAACAGTGTTTGTGAGGCACAAGAGGGCGCAGGACACCAGCCTAACAAAGATGCATGCACTGCTTGGGAAGATGATGAAAATAATGAAGGTTGGACACCTGCTGTTAGCCGCAGCACACACAGAAGATATCTGCGGAGGAAGGCAAGGCGTGACGCCCTTAAGGAATCTGGACAAAGTCTTGAGACAAGCTCTGTTGCTCCATCAATTGATGCTGATAAAGTCCTCTCTGAAAATGGTGGAGTTGAGCATGATTCGACTCCAACAGATGGCCCTTCTTCTGTCCCTGagaaaatcaattcaagtaccGATGGATTGGAACATCAAGTAGAGAATGAACTTGAAATTGCTGGAGAACATTTGCATTCTGATCAAGCCAATGATGATGAAACTGATGCATGCACTAAAGAATTGGATAACCTGGACATAAAAAGCGAGGCTGAGGGAGGTGATGATGCGTATTCTGTGGATGATGAGAGCAGTGAGCAGAGTTGGGCTCTGAGGTCTTTATCTGAATCTAGTGTAGCATGTGTTACTAGTGACTATGCCATGCAAAATGTCATCCTGCAGATTGGCCTTCGTCTCTTGGCACCAGGTGGCATGCAAATACGCCAGATGCATAG GTGGGTTTTGAGGTGTCATGCTTGCTATAAGGTGACCCAAGAGGTTGGCAAAATATTTTGTCCAAAGTGTGGCAACGGGGGAACCTTGCGGAAAGTGTCAGTAACAGTTGGTGAAAATGGGATCACTATGGCCTCACGACGCCCACGCGTCACACTTCGAGGCACAAAG ttttCACTCCCAATGCCCCAAGGTGGAAGAGATGCCATAACTAAGAACCCCATTCTACGAGAAGACCAACTTCCTCAGAAGGTTCTTCATCCTAAATCAAAGAAGTCCAGCAAGCTG GAGGACGATTTCTTGGGCGTCGATGACATATTTTCACACAGTGGTGACAAGAAGGCACCGCTGAAACCTCCTGTTAGGAAGGCCCTTTCGATGTTCAGTGGGAAAAGAAATCCAAACGACAACCACTTTTCACGCAAGAAGCACtga
- the LOC117841506 gene encoding transcription factor LAF1, with translation MGCRSCEKPKMNYRKGLWSPEEDQRLRDYILKHGLGCWSAVPAKAGLQRNGKSCRLRWINYLRPGLKRGMFSQEEEDVVINLQAKLGNKWSQIAMHLPGRTDNEVKNYWNSYLKKRVMQAQGGSNPKSPPELTSMSTTEPAMSMSMPHHHHVKNSSGGSTTTSHDQDATNISSNGGGSHGLSAPAPLLTAQQPFDHQAQQQPKNFVFSDWGVPAPAPAPESYSVSAHWPASTASSGNVTPSHGGAFGDRMSGSYGALPLHQDHQISAAAAGHGAATGIAGSGYFDLLNMGDIYGGFSSTNDDLLF, from the exons atggGGTGCCGGTCCTGCGAGAAGCCCAAGATGAACTACAGGAAGGGGCTGTGGTCACCTGAGGAGGACCAGAGGCTGAGGGACTACATCCTCAAGCATGGCCTTGGCTGCTGGAGTGCTGTCCCTGCAAAGGCTG GTCTTCAGAGAAACGGCAAGAGCTGCCGCTTGCGTTGGATCAACTACTTGCGGCCCGGATTGAAGCGTGGAATGTTCTctcaggaggaggaagacgtcGTCATCAACCTTCAGGCCAAACTGGGCAACAA GTGGTCTCAGATTGCGATGCATCTACCCGGGAGGACCGACAACGAGGTGAAGAACTACTGGAACTCGTACCTGAAGAAGAGGGTGATGCAGGCCCAGGGCGGCTCCAACCCCAAGAGCCCACCCGAGCTCACCTCCATGAGCACCACCGAGCCagccatgtccatgtccatgcCCCATCATCACCACGTCAAgaacagcagcggcggcagcaccaCCACGTCGCACGACCAGGACGCCACCAACAtcagcagcaatggcggcggcagccATGGCCTCTCAGCCCCTGCGCCTCTGCTGACGGCCCAGCAGCCTTTCGATCACCAGGCCCAGCAGCAGCCCAAGAACTTCGTCTTCTCCGACTGGggggtgccggcgccggcgccggcgccggagagtTACTCCGTGTCCGCGCACTGGCCCGCCTCCACGGCGAGCTCCGGCAACGTGACGCCGTCGCACGGCGGCGCCTTCGGGGACCGGATGAGCGGCAGCTACGGTGCGCTGCCGCTGCACCAGGACCACCAGAtcagcgctgccgccgccggccatggcgcggCCACCGGAATTGCAGGCAGCGGGTACTTCGATCTGCTCAACATGGGGGACATCTACGGCGGGTTCAGCTCGACGAACGATGATCTGCTCTTCTGA